Proteins from a genomic interval of Rosa chinensis cultivar Old Blush chromosome 2, RchiOBHm-V2, whole genome shotgun sequence:
- the LOC112186846 gene encoding disease resistance protein RPM1-like, with translation MAESAVKFLLDKLAPLFENELQLLRGVREEILHLRGELERMTAFLRVADAYEESDAELKVWVKQLRDIAHESEDVLDEFTLLQAHDHGEGLYGSIHKLSCCIKNTKARYRIASELRAINSRIKKISEVHKRLRHKFNMAEQGSSSKSAGYLLEDHRGDALLLEKTDIVGIDEPIKQMVGRLFNGGCGREVVSAAGMGGMGKTTLAKQVYDAAEVKKHFKLRAWITFTQSFRLAELLKDIVQQLHQAIRSPVPQEINSMNTNQLKTIIKDFLQKRRYLIVLDDVWHLYGWDALKYALPNYIYGSRVILTTRNAYIASTTSTESGGEVYTLKPLPLVESWELLCKKTFQGNSCPPHLEKICNYVLRKCEGLPLAIVAISGVLAAKDKRRIDEWEMVGHSLGAEIEGNDKLQDLKKVLSLSFNDLPYNLKSCFLYLSIFPEDHLIKHMRLIRLWMAEGFIEEKQGKTLEEVAEDYLNELLNRSMIQAAETTADGRVTKFRIHDLFREIITSKTRSQNFATIAKEQNLLRSHHYKDYSQPALRCLMC, from the exons ATGGCGGAGAGTGCAGTAAAGTTTCTACTTGACAAGCTTGCACCTCTTTTCGAAAATGAGTTGCAACTTTTGAGGGGGGTTAGGGAAGAAATTTTGCATCTAAGAGGAGAACTGGAGCGCATGACGGCTTTCCTGAGGGTTGCTGATGCATATGAAGAGAGTGATGCGGAGCTCAAAGTATGGGTTAAACAACTAAGAGACATTGCTCACGAAAGTGAAgatgttcttgatgaatttaCCCTTCTGCAAGCACATGATCATGGGGAGGGATTATATGGTTCAATCCATAAGCTTTCTTGCTGCATCAAGAATACAAAAGCTCGATATCGAATTGCTTCGGAGTTACGAGCCATAAACTCCAGGATCAAAAAAATCTCTGAGGTTCATAAGCGACTCCGCCACAAATTCAATATGGCTGAACAAGGCTCAAGCTCCAAAAGTGCAGGTTACCTGTTGGAGGACCATCGAGGTGATGCTTTACTTCTAGAGAAAACTGATATAGTGGGCATAGACGAGCCTATTAAGCAGATGGTTGGGAGGCTGTTCAATGGTGGTTGTGGACGTGAGGTAGTTTCTGCGGCAGGAATGGGAGGAATGGGGAAAACTACCCTGGCGAAGCAAGTCTATGATGCAGCAGAAGTGAAGAAACATTTCAAATTACGTGCTTGGATCACTTTTACTCAGTCTTTCaggctagcggaacttctcaaaGACATCGTTCAACAGCTCCACCAAGCAATCCGAAGTCCAGTTCCACAAGAAATCAATAGCATGAATACCAACCAGCTGAAAACAATAATTAAAGACTTCCTACAGAAGAGGAGGTATCTCATTGTCTTGGATGATGTGTGGCACTTATATGGATGGGATGCCTTGAAGTATGCACTGCCTAATTATATTTACGGCAGCAGAGTGATACTAACTACTCGAAATGCATATATAGCCTCCACAACAAGCACGGAATCTGGAGGTGAAGTCTATACTTTGAAGCCCTTACCCTTAGTGGAGTCATGGGAACTCCTGTGCAAGAAGACATTCCAAGGGAATTCCTGCCCTCCTCATTTAGAGAAAATCTGTAACTATGTTCTGAGAAAGTGTGAGGGGCTACCCCTTGCTATTGTGGCAATTAGTGGAGTTCTGGCTGCTAAGGATAAGCGCAGAATTGATGAGTGGGAAATGGTTGGCCACAGTCTCGGGGCTGAAATTGAGGGTAATGACAAACTGCAGGACTTGAAGAAAGTACTTTCACTCAGTTTCAATGATTTACCATACAATCTAAAATCGTGCTTCTTGTACCTGAGCATCTTTCCAGAGGACCATCTAATTAAGCATATGAGGCTTATTCGATTATGGATGGCAGAGGGCTTCATtgaagaaaaacaaggaaagacATTGGAAGAGGTTGCAGAGGATTACCTCAATGAACTATTGAATAGGAGCATGATTCAAGCAGCAGAGACAACAGCTGATGGAAGGGTCACAAAATTTCGTATCCATGATCTCTTCCGCGAAATTATCACCTCCAAGACAAGAAGTCAGAACTTTGCCACAATAGCCAAAGAGCAGAAT TTGCTGAGAAGCCATCACTACAAAGACTATTCCCAGCCGGCTTTGCGCTGCTTAATGTGTTAG